A stretch of DNA from Cyanobium sp. AMD-g:
CCTCGATCGTGTCGATGTCCTCTGGTGGATCGCCCTGCTGATCCAGGCCCTCGCCATCCCCGGCACCGTGCTGCCGGTGGCCCCCGGCCTCACCCTGCTTCCCCTGGGGGCGTTGCTGTGGTGCTGGGCCGTGGGCTGGTCCGCCGGCTGGCCGGCCCTGCTGCTGGCCGTGGTGCTGCTCGCCCTGGGCTGGGGGGCCGAGGCCCTGGGCCTGCTGCTCGGTCCGGCCCGGTTGCAGGCCACACGCTGGAGTTACGTGGGCGCCGGCCTGGGCCTGGTTGTGGGCCTGCTGGGGCTGCTGCCGGCCCTGCCGGTGGGTGGGCCCCTGCTCGGTGCCCTGGTGGGCCCCCTGCTCGGGGCCAGCCTTGGCGAGCTGCTCACCGCCCCGCCGTCCCTGGGCCCCCCAGGCCTGGGACGGTTGCGCCGTTCCCTGCTCGTGGGCCTGGCGGTGGTGGCCGGCATGCTGGTGAGTCGCGTGGCCCAGCTGCTGCTGGCCCTGGTGGGGCTGCTGGGGTTCGTGCTGCTCACCGCCGGCCCCTTCGCCACCCGCCTCGCCGGCTGATGGGCGCGGCGCAGACGGCTTCAGCGGCTGGGGTGGGGCGGCAGGGGGTCGGCGTCGCCGCTGGCCAGCACCAGCTGGCGGTAGGCCGCCGTGGCGATGCAGACCACCAGGGGCCAGGCCACGAAGGCCCCCACCAGGCAGGCCAGCAGACCCAGCAGCATCAGCAGGCCCCCGATCAGGGTGAGCAGCAGCACCATCAGCCAGCTGGGGTCCACCAGGGTCCGCCCCCGCTGCAGGGCGGTGCGGGAGCCGGCCCGCTCGAACAGCACGATCTGGGTGAGGAAGCTCTGGTTGATCGCCAGATAGATCACACCCAGCAGCAGCACCCCCAGGAGCAGGGCGAACACCACCGCCAGGCTCAGGCCCAGCACCTCCACCAGGGTGCGGCTGAACGGCACCAGCTGGTCGGCATAGATGCTGAGAAGTGCCAGGGGGCCGCCCACCAGCAGCAGCAGGCCGATCAGGGGTACCAGCACCACTGCCGCCAGCAGCAGCCAGGCCCGCAGCAGCCGCCCGAACACCTCGCCGTCCCAGCGCATCAACTGCCCCAGGGAAGGGTGGCCGCCCTGGATGGCGCTGCCGGCACCGCGCACCAGTCCGATGGCACACCAGAGGTTGAGCAGCAGGTTCGCCGTCAGTCCGATCAGGTAAAGGAGCCAGTCGAGGGGATCGCTGGAGGCCACGCCGCCGTTGCTGATCTGGCTCTGCAGGGGCTGGATCAGGAACTGGAGGGCGACCACCACCAGGGGAAAGCCTACGAAGGGCCCCGGGCTGCGGCTGAAGGCCCGCCAGCCCTCCTGAAGGGCATCACCGAAGTCGAGTCGGGGACCGTGCCGCCCGACGGGTGCGTGCATCAAGGCGAGTCCATAGACCCCGAAAGTTAGAGGGGCACTCGCAACTCCGCCACGGCGTCGCGCATGGCGGCCACGGCGACATCGACGTCCGCCGCTGTGGTCCCCCGTCCCAGCCCGAAGCGGACTGTGGCGCCAGCGGCGCGGCGGTCGAGGCCGAGGGCGGCCAGCACGTGGGAGGGGCTGCCCTGGCTGCAAGCTGACCCGCTGCTCACAGCCACCTGGCGGCGCAGCTGCCGGTGCAGCCGGGTGCCGTCCACCCCTTCCACCGTGACACTCAGGCTGTGGGGCAGGGTGTGGAGCGGCTGGCCGTTGCGGCGCATGCCGCCCAGGGCTTCCAGCTCGTTCCAGAGGCGGTCACGCAGGGCCCCGAGGCGCTCGGCCCGCTCCTGGCGGTCGGCCAGGGCACCGGTGACGGCGGCACCGAGGCCGACGATCAGGGGCACCGGCAGGGTGCCGCCCCGCAACCCGCCCTCCTGGCCGCCGCCGAGCTGCTGCGGGGCCAGGGGCACCCCTTCGCGGCGCAGCAGGGCGCCGACCCCCTTGGGCCCGTAGAGCTTGTGGCCACTGAGGCTGAGCAGGTCGATGCCGAGCTCGGCCATGGCCAGGGGGATGTGGCCCACCGCCTGGGCGGCATCGCAGTGGAACAGCACCCCCCGCTGGCGGCAGAGGGCGCCGATCTCGGCCAGGGGCTGGAGCACGCCGATCTCGTTGTTCGCCGCCATCACCGACAACAGCAGGGTGTCGGGGCCCAGGGCCTGGGCCAGCCGGTCCGGGTCGAGCCGGCCATCGGCCCCCACTGGCAGCACGGTGAGCGGAAAGCCGTGGCGCTCCAGCCAGGCCATCGGCTCCAGCACGGCACGATGCTCGCTGGCCAGGGTCACCAGGCGGCGGCGGGGCTCCCCACGCTCCAGGGCCGCCTCGGCCACCCCGCGCAGGGCCAGGTTGTTGGCTTCGGTGGCGCCGCTGGTGAAGATCACCGCGTCGCTGTCCACACCCAGCGCTTCGGCCACCCGCTTGCGGGCGATGTCCACCGCCGCGCCCGCCTCCAGGGCCGGCCGGTACAGGCGACTGGAGGGATTGGCGGCGTTCTGCGTCCACCAGGGCGCCATGGCCGCCAGTACCGCCGGATCGCACGGGGTGCTCGCGTGGTGGTCGAGGTACGTCAGCATGGGGACATGCTGAACCGTTTCCGCTCCTCCGGTGCCTGCCCGCTGCGGCTGCGGCCTGTCCTCCCCATGGCCTCGCTGGCGGCGTTCACCCTGGCGGCGGCCCTTGTGACGGGGGCCCTTGTGACGGTGGCCTCCAGCCTGGTCCTGCCCCGGCCAGCCGCCGCCCAGGACGACTCCCGCAGCAATGCCGAAAGCCGCCCCAAGGGCTTCAAGGTGCTGCTGGACCGGGTGACCCACCGGGGCCGGGAGGTGGTGGGCGTCTACGGCCAGGTGAGTGAACCCAGCCAGCCGGGGATGTGGCGTGTGCAGGTGTGGGAGGAGCTCGACGACCGGGTCACCGTCGCCACCGACAAGATCGGCTGCAGCCCCACCAGCCCCCTGCGGATCACCGGCAGCGCGCGGCGGCTGGTCATCCGCGAGCTCAATCCCGGTGGGGTGATCACCCCCGCCAACCGCCTTGACCACCTGATGTGGTGGGCCGTCTGCGTGCCCGAGCAGGCCGGCAAGGACCCCGCCAGCCTCGGCCCCCTGGCCCGCCAGCTCGGCTACAGCGGCCGCTTGCCTGAACGGGAACAGGTGGTGCTTGGTCCCGGTCGATAGATTTCCCCCATGAGCCAAGATCCTTCCGCCGTCGCAGGCCCCATCTCCGAGCCGTCCGGGGTGGAGGAGACGCCTGAGGCCACCAGCAGCACGCCGGTGCGGCTGCTGCTGGTCGATGATGAGCCCGGGCTGCGCACGGCGGTCAAGGCCTACCTGGAGGATGAGGGCTTCGCGGTCACCACCGCCAATGACGGCGAGGAAGGCTGGACCGCCGCCCAGGCCCAGATGCCCGATGTGGTGATCACCGATGTGATGATGCCCCGCTGCGACGGCTACGGCCTGCTGAAGCGGCTGCGGGCCGATGAGCGCCTCGGGGGCACCCCGGTGATCTTCCTCACGGCCAAGGGCATGACGGCCGACCGCATCGCCGGCTTCCAGGCCGGCGCCGACGACTACATCCCCAAGCCGTTCGACCCGGACGAACTGGTGGCGCGGGTGCGCAACGTGGTGCGCCGTCAGGAGCGGCTGCTGGCGGAGGCGGCCCGCTTCGCCGATGCCGACATCGGCGCCATGGCCCGCCAGATCACGGAGATCCGCTCGATGCTGGGGGGTGGGGGCGCCAGCGGCGCGGCCGGCAGTGCCAGGAAGCCCGTCTCCGACGTCAAGCTTGACTTCACCCCCCGCGAGGCCAGCGTCCTGCAGCTGGTGGCGGAAGGAATGATGAACAAGGAAATCGCCCGGCGGCTGGAAACCTCGATCCGCAACGTCGAGAAGTACGTCAGCCGGCTGTTCATCAAGACCGGCACCGCCAGCCGCACCGAGCTGGTGCGCTTCGCCCTCGAGCATGGGTTGGTCGATTGAGGCCCCCCAGCTTCCACCGCTGAACCTGCCGCCGGGCTGGCTGCCGTCCGAGCCCAATGCGGGCTGGACCTACCGCGACCGGATTCCCACCTCCGCAGCCGGTCTGGGGGTGGTGGCCTTCTACGCTGGCCGCTACTCCCACTCCAGCCGGGCGGATTGGGGACAGCGGCTGGCGGCCGGCGAGATCAGCCGCAATGGCGAGACGCTGCGGGCCGAGGTGAGCCTCGCCGGCGGCGACCGGTTGCTCTGGCGGCGTCCCCCCTGGGCGGAGCCCGCCGTGCCGGCCCGCTGGGACGTGATCCACGACGACGGCGATCTGCTGGTGATCGACAAGCCCAGCGGCCTGCCCGTGTTGCCGGCGGGCGGATTCCTGGAGCACACCGTGCTGCGGCTGCTGGAGCGCCAGACCGCCGCCGGGCCGGCTGGAGCGCCGCCACCGCGTCCGGTGCACCGGCTCGGCCGTTTCACCTCCGGCCTGTTGGTCTGCGCCCGCCGCCCTGCCACCCGCGCCTGGCTGAGCCAGCGGCTGCGGGAGAGCAGCGCCGCGGGCGAAGGGGAGGCCCCGTCCTGCCGCAAGCTCTACCGAGCGCTTCTGACGCCGGGGGGCCTGGCGCTGGAGCTCGGCGTTCCCCTGCCGATCACCACCCCCATCGGCCGTGGGGCCCACCCCTTGCTGGGCTGGATCTGGTGCGCCTCTCCAGACGGTCTGGCGGCAAGCAGTCAGCTGACCTTGCTGCGGCGCCATCCGGACGGGGATCTGGTGCAGGTGGCGATCGCCACGGGCCGGCCGCACCAGATCCGCATCCATTGCGCCGCCATCGGGGCGCCCCTGCTGGGGGATCCGCTGTATCTGCCTGGGGGATCCGCCCGGGTCGCGGTGCTGCCGGGGGAGGGGGGCTACCGGCTGCAGGCCCATCGCCTGAGTCTGACGGGACCGGATGGGGCCGCGCTCGCCTGGGAGGCGCCCCTGGCGGCGTGGGACCCGGGCTGATCAAGGCCGGGGGGGCTCAGCCGCGCTCGAAGGCGATCAGCCGGGAGAAATAGAACGGCGCCTGGTTGAGGCTGCGGTGGACGGGGCGGAAGCCGGCGCTGGCGGCCGCCGCCACGATGCCGTCTTCCCGCAGGGTGTAGGCGCGGGTGGTCTTGCTCGGTCCGGGGAACAGCTGACCGATCTGCTTGAGCACCGCCAGCAGCGGCGTGTAGGGGGCGAAGCTGACGATCAGCTGGCGTTCGGCCATCGCCGCCAGATGCTGCACCATCGCTTCGGCCGCCGCCTGGGGGTAGTGGATGAAGACGTCCAGGCAGATCACCGTGTCGTAGTGACCCTGGAGACTCTCCAGGTCGGAGGCGCTGAAGCTCAGCTGCCTGGAGTCCAGACCGGCCTCGGCGGCACGGCGGCTGGCCTCGGCCACCATGGCCGCCGAGAGATCGCTGGCGGCGATCGAGCCGGCCCCGAGGGCCGCCAGGGGCAGGCTGAGACTGCCCACACCGCAGCCGGCATCGCAGAAGCTCCGGCTCGCGAGGTCGCCCTGCTGCTGCAGCCAGGCCAGCACCGCGTCCACCGTCTTCTGGTGGCCAAGGCGGATGTTGCGCTGGACCCGGTTCACCTCTTCGCTGTCGCTGTAGATGCGGTTCCAGCGCTCGAAGCCGGTGCTTTCGAAATAGGCCTGCACCTCGGCCTTCTCGGCCTGCGTCTCAGCGGGCGCGGGGGGTTGCAGTTCCGGGGGCATGGGGCGCAGGGCCGTTCGGGTGGGCCGGATCCTAGGGAGGTGGGGCCTGGGGCACGGTGACGGGGCGCCGCCAGTGCAGGCGCCCGTCGGCCGCCGTGCCCCAGCGCAGGGTGTCCCCCAGGGGCTGCCCCAGCAGCAGCTGCTCCAGCGGCCGCCGTTCGCCCAGCAGGCGCCGGGGGGCCAGGGTGGCTGCGGCGATCGAAGCGGTTACCTGGCCGCCCCAGCCGGCCAGCCGCCGCACCCCCTCCAGCAGCGGCAGGGTCACGCCGGCCAGGGTGCCGTCCTCCAGCCGGCAACTGCCGTCCTGCACCAGCAGCAGCCGCTCGTCCCAGCGGTGGCTGCCGTCGGCGAGTCCGTAGGGGGCCAGGGCGTCGCTGACGATCACCACCTGCCGGGGCGCCAGCCGCTGCAGCAGCACCGCCATGGTGGGGTCCACGTGCACGCCGTCGGCGATCAGCCCCAGGGCCACCTCCCCCTGGCGCAGCGCGGCGCCGACGGGCCCCGGGGCGCGGTGGTGCAGCCCGGCCATCGCATTGAAGCTGTGGGTGAGCATCCCGACGCCCTGCGTGAAGGCCTGGCTGGCCTGGGCCGCATCGGCGCCGCTGTGGCCCAGGCTGACCACCACGCCGGCGGCCCGCAGCGCTGCGATCACCTCGGCGGCCCCCTCCAGCTCCGGGGCCAGGGTCACCAGGGCGACATCGGCCTCCGGGCCGCCCGCGAAGCCGGCGATCAGCCGCTCGAGGGCGGCCCGGCTGGGGGCCTGCAGGTGCTGGGCCGGGTGGGCGCCGCGCCGCTCCGGGGCGAGGAACGGCCCCTCCAGATGGGCGCCCAGCAGCCGGCAGCGGCCGGGCCGGTGCCTACGGCGGGCCTCGGCCAGCACGGCCAGGGCCTGGCGCAGGGCCTCCGGGGCACAGGTCACCAGGGTGGGGCAGATGGCCTCCACCCCATCGCGCCAGACCAGCTCCAGCAAGGCCTGCAGGCGTGGCAGATCGCTGGACGTGAGTTCGGGGAAGGCCAGCCCCAGGCCGCCGTTGATCTGCAGGTCGACCCCCCCCATGGAAAGCCAGTCGCCGCCCCAGTCCTCGCCGGCAGACTGGCTACCCGGTGGCGTGGGCCGCACCCGGGCGATCAGCCCTTCGCTGTCGACACCAACTCTCCAGCGCGCCTCTGTTTCGTCGCAGGCCAGGTCGTCGCCCGCCAGTCGCAGGTTGCTCAGCCAGCGCATCCGGGCAGCCACGGGACGGGACAATGCCATCCTCGCCGCCCCCCGCCCCATGGATCCCGCTGCCCCAGCATCCGCGTCTGCCCCACCGCCTCAGGTGGCGGTGGTGATGGGCAGCGATTCCGACCTGCCGACGCTGGAGCCGGCGGTGCGGATCCTGGCGCAGCTGGGGGTGGCCACCGAAGTGCGGGTGCTCTCGGCCCATCGCACCCCGCGGGAGATGGCGGACTTCGCCGAGGCGGCCGCCTCCCGGGGCCTGCGGGTGATCATCGCCGGGGCGGGCGGCGCCGCCCACCTGCCCGGCATGGTGGCGGCCTTCTCGATGCTGCCGGTGATCGGCGTGCCCGTGCGCAGCCAGGCCCTCTCCGGGGTGGATTCGCTGCATTCCATCGTGCAGATGCCGGCGGGGATCCCGGTGGCGACGGTGGCGATCGGCGGCGGTCTCAACGCCGGTCTTCTGGCGGCCTCGATCCTGGCCATGACCGATCCCGTGCTCGCGCAGGCCCTGGAGGCTTACCGCCGTGGACTGCACGATCAGGTGGTGGCCAAGGATGGGCGCCTGCAGGCTCTGGGCAGCGCCGCCTACCTGGAGGCGATGGGCCAGGGATGAAGCGCTGGCTGTTGCCGGCCCGGCAGGCCAAGCTGATGGGAGTTCATCGATCCACCGGGGGCGTGCCCGGCTCCCGCTGATGCTTGAGCGGCTGGTGCTGCCCCCCTGGCTGCGGTTCTCGCTGGCCCTCCCCCTGCTGGTGCTCAACCTGTGGGTGCTGCGCCAGTTGCTGGTGCCCCTGGCACCGTTCCCGGCCCTGTTCCTGACGGCCGCCCTGCTGGCGTTCCTGCTCGACATCCCCAGCCGCTGGTTGATCCAGCGCGGTCTGCCCCGGCCATTGGCGCTGCTGCTGGTGCTGGGGCTGAGCCTCTCGGCGGTGGTGCTGGCGGCCCTGGTCCTGGTGCCGCGCCTGGTGGAGCAACTGGGCGACCTGGTGCTGGCCCTGCCGGGCTGGCTGGCCGAGGGGGAGACCCTGCTGGGCCGGCTGCAGAGCTGGGCCACCGAGCGGGGGCTGCCCACGGATTTCGGTGGGCTCAGCAGCGATCTGATCACCCGCACCAGCAAGATCGCCTCCCAGCTGAGCCAGCAGCTGCTGGGAATCCTGGGGGCCACGGTGAGCATCACCGTCAACACGGTGATCGTCCTGGTGCTGGCGGTGTTCCTGCTGCTGGGGGGCGAAGGCATCGCCAGGGGATTGGCGGAGTGGCTCCCCTCCGGCACTCGGGCCCTGGTGCTCAGCACCCTCGATCGCACCTTTCGGGGCTACTTCGCCGGCCAGGTGGTGCTGGCCCTGATCCTCAGCGGCGCCCAGAGTCTGGTGTTCACCCTGCTGGGGATCCCGTATGGGGTGCTGTTCGCCGTGGCGATCGGTTTCACCACCCTGATCCCCTACGCCAGTGCCCTCACCATCGTGGGGGTGAGCGTGCTGCTGGCCCTGGAGGACCCACGCACCGGCCTGGAGGTGCTGGCCGTGGCGATCACGGTCGGCCAGGTGGTCGACCAGGTGATCCAGCCGCGGCTGATGGGGTCGATCGTGGGTCTGCAACCCGCCTGGCTGCTGATCAGCCTGCCGATCGGCGCCCGGTTGGGGGGCTTGCTGGGTCTGGGGGAATTGCTGGGTCTGCTGCTGGCGGTCCCGGTCGCCAGCTGCTCCAAGACCTTCCTTGATGCCTGGGCCCTGCGCCTCCGCGCCGAACCGTTCAGGGCTCCGCCGGAGCCGGAATGATGCCGCGCCGCGCCAGTTCGGCAATCACCTGGGCCACCGAGTCCTCGAGGCTCTGCTCCCCGGTGGCCACCCGCAGCTCGGGGGCCTCGGGGGCCTCGTAGGGGCTGGAAATGCCGGTGAACTCCTTGATCTCCCCCGCCCTGGCCTTGGCGTAGAGCCCCTTGGTGTCCCGCTGCTCGCAGACCGCCAGGTCGGCGGCGCAGTGAATCTCGAGGAAATCGCCCGCCTCCACCAGCTCCCGGGCCCGCTGGCGGTCGGCCCGGAAGGGGGAGACGAAGGCGGTAAGCACCACCACGCCGGCATCGAGGAACAGCTTGGCCACCTCACCGATGCGGCGGATGTTCTCCTCGCGGTCGGCGTCGGAGAAGCCCAGATCGCTGCACAGCCCGTGGCGGACGTTGTCGCCATCGAGCACGTAGCAGGCAAGCCCCTGCTCGAACAGGGCCGAATTCACCGCATTGGCCAGGGTGCTCTTCCCCGCCCCGGAGAGCCCCGTGAACCAGAGGATGGCGCTGCGGTGGCCCCGCTGGTGGGCCCGGGCGGCGCGGGTCACGGTGGAATGGTGCCAGACGATGTTGGTGGCCTTGGCCGGCGAGGTCATCTCGGACACGGAAACGGGGCGGGGGCTTCGGGCCGCATTCTCCCCTACCCCCCCGCTTGCTTCGGCCGGAACCCCTCTGCCACCAGCTCAGCCAGGGTGAGGGCCACCTGGTCGCCCTGGAGTTCGATCACGCCGTCTTTGAGGGTGCCGCCGGTGCCGGCGCGGGTCTTGAGCCGCTGCAGCAAGGCGCGGGCTTCGACGTCTGGAATCTCCAGCCCCGTGACCGCCGTGACCAGCTTGCCGCCCTTGCCCGCCTTGGTGCGCTGCACCCGCACCCGCTGCTGGGCCCTGGCCACGCCAGGGCCACCGGGGGACGGTGGCCGTTGCAGGCTCTCCGAGCCACTGAACTCCCTCCAACCGCCCTTAGGCATGGGTGCGGCCCCCCCTGAAGAGCTGCTTCATGCGGCGGCCGGCGGCGGACACCAACCGGGACGGCAAGGATCTGGATCGCATCGTTTCAGGTAGAGACGGCGGTTCGGAGAAGTCGTAGCCCTCCCCGACGCGATGGCGGGCCATGGCCTTGTGATTGGCGGCGGCGGTGTAGTGGCAGACGTAGGAGCGGCGGGTGCGCGAAGGATCGGCCATAGCGGTACCGCCGTGAACCAGCGCCCCGTGCCAGATCAGCAGGTCGCCGCGCCTGGGCAGGTAGGTGCTCGGTGTCCAGCCCTGCTGGTTGATCAAGGCGCTCAGGTAATGGCCATAGCCTGCGGCTGTCTGAGGGTCGGTGTTGCGGCTGGCCAGAATTCCGCCCTGGTTCCAGTCATAGAACTGATGCTCCGACAGGAGGTGGGAACCCTTGTAATACACAAGCGGCCCGGCCTGATCGCTGATGTCTTCCAGGGGAATCCAGGCTGCGGCCAGATGGCCCAGCCGGTTGTGATGGTGCACGTAGGAGAAGTCCTGGTGCAAGGATTGTTCGCTGCTTTTCCAGAAGGTGAGCGATTGAATCAGGGCCGGTGCCGATCCGAAGAGCTCATCGAGAAAAGCGATGATGGGCTCTGAGAAGGCAAGATCGCGGGCTGAATCGAAGTAGCGATGCAGGTCATTGAGCTTGAGCCCGGGTCCTGCCTGGCGCAAATCTGTGATGCCCAACATTGGAAGATTACGTAGAACCCTGGCTTCGTAGTGATCGGCATTGCCATCAATGCCGATCAGGCCATACAGCAGGGAGGCCTGGGCCAGGCGCGGCAGGTCGTCCAGGTCGGCGTCCACCCGGTTGAGCAGGACAGGGTCCATCACCTGCGGAAAGATGATCACACCGTCTCGAAGGAACTGCAGCACCTCCGGTGAATAGATCTGACACGCCACTTCGGGCTGCTGGCGATACAGCCGTTCCGCCAGCGTCAGGGACGAGAGGTAGTGGTGGGGGAGCATCTCTGGCGATCGTTTGGAACGGGGCCGGCAGCCGCTGCCTCCCCTGATTCTGCGGAGGCTCGCTGGAATCCCAGGGTCCCTCCCAGCCGTGCCGGGTGGTGCCTCCCTACTCTGAATCATCCCCTTCAGTGCCTCCGGTGACCAGCACCGTCCCTACCCGCCGCGTCGATCCGGCCGAGCTGCAGCCGTCGGTCCGCCCGGATGGCCTGGGCCGTTTCGGCCCCTTCGGCGGTCAGTACGTGCCCGAAACCCTGATGCCCGCCCTGGCGGAGCTGGAGGCCGCCGCCGCCGAGGCCTGGGCCGATCCCGCCTTCACCGCCCGGCTGGACCACCTGCTGCGTCATTACGTCGGGCGACCTACGCCGCTCTATGAAGCCGAGCGCCTCACGGCCCATTACCGCCGCGAGGAGGGCGGCCCGCGCCTGTGGCTGAAGCGCGAGGACCTCAACCACACCGGCGCCCACAAGATCAACAACGCCCTGGGCCAGGCCCTGCTGGCGTTGCGGATGGGCAAGCAGCGGATCATCGCCGAAACCGGCGCCGGCCAGCACGGGGTGGCCACGGCCACGGTCTGCGCCCGCTTCGGGCTGGAGTGCGTCATTTACATGGGCGCCGAAGACATGCGCCGCCAGGCCCTGAACGTGTTCCGGATGCGACTGCTGGGGGCCACCGTCCAGCCCGTCACCGCCGGCACCGCCACCCTCAAGGACGCCACCAGCGAAGCCATCCGCGATTGGGTCACCAACGTCGAGACGACCCATTACATCCTCGGCTCGGTGGCCGGTCCGCACCCCTACCCGATGCTGGTGCGGGATTTCCATGCCGTGATCGGCCAGGAAGCCAGGTCCCAGTGCCTGGAGGCCTTCGGCCGGCTGCCGGATGTGCTGATCGCCTGTGTGGGCGGCGGCTCCAACGCCATGGGCCTGTTCCATCCCTTCGTTGAGGACGCCGATGTGCGCCTGATCGGCGTGGAGGCGGCCGGCGAGGGTGTGGCCACGGGCCGCCATGCCGCCACGATCACCGAAGGGCGGGTGGGGGTGCTGCACGGCGCCATGAGCCTGCTGCTGCAGGACGATGAAGGCCAGGTGCAGGAGGCCCATTCGATCAGTGCCGGCCTCGATTACCCGGGCGTGGGGCCGGAGCACAGCTACCTCAAGGGCATCGGCCGGGCGGAGTACGCCGCCGTCACCGACGCCCAGGCCCTTGAAGCCCTGCAACGGGTGAGCGAGCTGGAGGGGATCATCCCTGCCCTGGAGACGGCCCATGCCTTCGCCTGGCTGGAAACGCTCTGCCCCACCCTCGCCCCCGGCACCGAAGTGGTGCTCAATCTCTCCGGCCGCGGCGACAAGGACGTCAACACGGTGGCGGAGAAGCTGGGCGACGGCCTGGCCGGATAGGTTTCCCGCCCCGCTCGCCAGGCTGTGGCCTCAGAGCGGATCCTGCTCCCAGGGGAATCGGGGCAGCTTGTTGAGGCCCTCCTGCATGTGGCGGGCCCAGACATCCATGGTGTGCTGGATTTCCGGGGCCTCCTTTTCGAGTTTGAGGTGGCGGCCCACCTTGAATTCGTCACGGCGCACCAGGGCGATCTCGAAGGGGGGGCCCACGGTGAGATTGGAGCGGCGGGTCACGATCTCTGACACCAGGCAGAGGCGTGCCGCGTCCTCCAGGGAGAGGTCCGGTCGGCCGATGTAATCGAGGGGAGGTTTGCCGTACTTGGTTTCGCCGATCTGCAGGAAGGGGGTGTCGGCGGTGGCCATGATCGCGTTGCCCTGGGGATACACCATGTAGAGCCCGTGGGGCTGGCCCGCGATCTGGCCGCCCAGGATGAAGCTGGCCTCGCCGCTGGCACCCGCCTGGCGCAGGTTGGGATTGAACTCCTTCTGGACCATCACATTGAGGCGGCCGATGTAATCGGCCACCTCAAACAGATAGCGGGCGGTGAGCATGCTTGGTCCCGCCGGGGGGTCGTCCTGGCGGCTCCACTGGGGACTGGGACCGGCTCCGTGGTTCTCGATGTCGCGGCGGATGCGATTGAGCACGGCCTGCGTGGTACCCAGATTGCCGGCTGCCATCAGCACGAACAGCCGATCCGGAGCCGGCGCCAGCACATGCATCTTGCTGTAGCTGGAGATGTAATCGACGCCTGCGTTGGTGCGGGAATCGGAGGCGAACACCAGGCCGCTCTGGAGCAGAAAACCGAGGCAATAGGTCAT
This window harbors:
- a CDS encoding translation initiation factor, producing MPKGGWREFSGSESLQRPPSPGGPGVARAQQRVRVQRTKAGKGGKLVTAVTGLEIPDVEARALLQRLKTRAGTGGTLKDGVIELQGDQVALTLAELVAEGFRPKQAGG
- a CDS encoding phytanoyl-CoA dioxygenase family protein, whose amino-acid sequence is MLPHHYLSSLTLAERLYRQQPEVACQIYSPEVLQFLRDGVIIFPQVMDPVLLNRVDADLDDLPRLAQASLLYGLIGIDGNADHYEARVLRNLPMLGITDLRQAGPGLKLNDLHRYFDSARDLAFSEPIIAFLDELFGSAPALIQSLTFWKSSEQSLHQDFSYVHHHNRLGHLAAAWIPLEDISDQAGPLVYYKGSHLLSEHQFYDWNQGGILASRNTDPQTAAGYGHYLSALINQQGWTPSTYLPRRGDLLIWHGALVHGGTAMADPSRTRRSYVCHYTAAANHKAMARHRVGEGYDFSEPPSLPETMRSRSLPSRLVSAAGRRMKQLFRGGRTHA
- the trpB gene encoding tryptophan synthase subunit beta, yielding MTSTVPTRRVDPAELQPSVRPDGLGRFGPFGGQYVPETLMPALAELEAAAAEAWADPAFTARLDHLLRHYVGRPTPLYEAERLTAHYRREEGGPRLWLKREDLNHTGAHKINNALGQALLALRMGKQRIIAETGAGQHGVATATVCARFGLECVIYMGAEDMRRQALNVFRMRLLGATVQPVTAGTATLKDATSEAIRDWVTNVETTHYILGSVAGPHPYPMLVRDFHAVIGQEARSQCLEAFGRLPDVLIACVGGGSNAMGLFHPFVEDADVRLIGVEAAGEGVATGRHAATITEGRVGVLHGAMSLLLQDDEGQVQEAHSISAGLDYPGVGPEHSYLKGIGRAEYAAVTDAQALEALQRVSELEGIIPALETAHAFAWLETLCPTLAPGTEVVLNLSGRGDKDVNTVAEKLGDGLAG
- a CDS encoding 20S proteasome subunit A/B; the protein is MTYCLGFLLQSGLVFASDSRTNAGVDYISSYSKMHVLAPAPDRLFVLMAAGNLGTTQAVLNRIRRDIENHGAGPSPQWSRQDDPPAGPSMLTARYLFEVADYIGRLNVMVQKEFNPNLRQAGASGEASFILGGQIAGQPHGLYMVYPQGNAIMATADTPFLQIGETKYGKPPLDYIGRPDLSLEDAARLCLVSEIVTRRSNLTVGPPFEIALVRRDEFKVGRHLKLEKEAPEIQHTMDVWARHMQEGLNKLPRFPWEQDPL